In one Gossypium hirsutum isolate 1008001.06 chromosome D09, Gossypium_hirsutum_v2.1, whole genome shotgun sequence genomic region, the following are encoded:
- the LOC107926457 gene encoding pectinesterase — translation MTNVMFIGDGPTKTIITNDLNCIRDHPLKTFGTATVGVDGAGFMARDIGFENTAGPPGHQAVAFRATCDMVIMFNCHFNGYQDTLYAHKQKQFYRDCLISGTVDFIFGDAASVFQNCLIITRKPGENQNNMITAHGRKFPYTHSAIVLQNCTISGALDYLPVKDKSKTYLGRPWKALARTIIMQSNIDDIITPEGYSPMVGTVRVDTGYFVEFQNRGPGAKTEGRVKWPAIKTIDINEAKKWTPGVFLETETDKWILQTGTPCYPDMVPGV, via the exons ATGACTAATGTTATGTTCATCGGTGATGGTCCAACTAAGACCATCATCACCAATGACCTTAACTGCATTAGGGATCATCCGCTTAAAACATTCGGCACTGCAACGGTTG GTGTGGATGGGGCTGGTTTCATGGCTAGGGACATTGGATTCGAGAACACAGCAGGACCCCCTGGTCATCAAGCAGTAGCTTTTAGGGCGACATGTGATATGGTCATCATGTTCAATTGTCATTTCAATGGGTACCAAGACACCCTTTATGCTCACAAACAGAAACAATTTTATAGAGATTGTCTCATCAGTGGGACGGTGGACTTCATATTCGGGGATGCGGCGAGCGTGTTCCAAAATTGTCTGATCATCACGAGGAAGCCAGGTGAAAACCAGAACAACATGATTACAGCCCACGGAAGGAAATTCCCATACACTCACTCAGCCATTGTGCTTCAAAATTGTACCATCTCGGGAGCCCTTGACTACCTACCAGTGAAGGACAAGAGCAAGACGTACCTTGGTCGTCCTTGGAAAGCTTTGGCGAGGACCATCATAATGCAAAGCAATATTGATGACATTATTACACCAGAGGGTTACTCCCCCATGGTAGGCACCGTAAGAGTAGACACCGGTTACTTTGTAGAGTTCCAAAACAGGGGACCCGGTGCCAAAACTGAAGGCAGGGTCAAATGGCCAGCTATCAAGACAATCGATATAAATGAAGCCAAGAAATGGACTCCTGGCGTCTTTCTTGAAACTGAAACTGATAAATGGATTTTGCAAACCGGCACTCCTTGTTATCCTGACATGGTCCCTGGAGTGTGA